In the Haloferula helveola genome, one interval contains:
- a CDS encoding bifunctional 3,4-dihydroxy-2-butanone-4-phosphate synthase/GTP cyclohydrolase II: MTALEFSPIDEIIAEIAAGRVVIVADDPDRENEADLVAAASLCTPETISLMAVHGRGLICAPVTGERAEELDLPPMTRRNREGQKTAFTISVDAATGITTGISAADRARCIRQLAEPQCGPDDFVQPGHVFPLQAMPGGCLRRAGHTEAAVDLARLAGLPPAGVICEIMNDDGTMSRVGELGEFQNKHGLKACTIAQLIEWRRRTEKLVVREETIKLPTDHGDFDCHLYRIETDGTHHLALSRGEIQRDRPTLVRVHSECLTGDVFLSKRCDCGGQLDAALEHISKEGGVLLYLRQEGRGIGLAAKIHAYKLQEQGLDTIEANERLGFSADLRDYGMGAQILQDLGVGKIRLLTNNPKKVVGLEGYGLEIVEQVPISLPANPHNERYLSTKRDRMGHRI, from the coding sequence ATGACCGCCCTCGAGTTCAGCCCCATCGATGAAATCATCGCCGAAATCGCCGCCGGGCGGGTGGTGATCGTGGCCGACGACCCGGACCGCGAGAACGAGGCCGACCTCGTCGCCGCCGCCTCGCTCTGCACGCCGGAGACCATCTCGCTGATGGCGGTTCACGGACGCGGCCTGATCTGCGCGCCGGTCACCGGCGAGCGGGCCGAGGAGCTTGACCTCCCGCCCATGACCCGCCGCAACCGGGAGGGCCAGAAAACCGCCTTCACCATCTCGGTCGACGCGGCCACCGGCATCACAACCGGGATTTCCGCCGCCGACCGCGCCCGCTGCATCCGCCAACTCGCCGAGCCCCAATGCGGCCCCGATGACTTCGTCCAACCCGGCCACGTCTTTCCGCTCCAGGCGATGCCCGGCGGTTGCCTGCGTCGCGCGGGACACACCGAGGCGGCGGTCGATCTCGCCCGCCTTGCCGGTCTTCCGCCAGCCGGGGTGATCTGCGAGATCATGAACGATGACGGCACCATGTCGCGCGTCGGCGAACTCGGCGAGTTCCAGAACAAGCACGGCCTCAAGGCCTGCACCATCGCCCAGCTCATCGAGTGGCGGCGCCGCACCGAGAAGCTCGTGGTCCGCGAGGAGACGATCAAGCTGCCAACCGACCACGGCGACTTCGACTGCCACCTCTACCGGATCGAGACCGACGGCACCCACCACCTCGCGCTCAGCCGCGGCGAGATCCAGCGTGACCGCCCGACACTTGTGCGGGTCCACTCCGAGTGCCTGACCGGCGACGTTTTCCTTTCCAAGCGCTGCGACTGCGGCGGACAGCTCGATGCCGCCCTCGAGCACATCTCCAAGGAAGGAGGCGTCCTCCTCTACCTTCGTCAGGAAGGACGCGGAATCGGTCTCGCCGCCAAAATCCACGCCTACAAGCTCCAGGAGCAGGGCCTCGACACCATCGAGGCCAACGAGCGCCTCGGCTTTTCCGCCGACCTTCGCGACTACGGCATGGGAGCCCAGATCCTGCAGGACCTCGGTGTCGGCAAAATCCGCCTGCTCACCAACAATCCGAAGAAAGTCGTCGGCCTCGAAGGCTACGGACTCGAAATCGTCGAACAGGTCCCGATCAGCCTCCCCGCCAATCCCCACAACGAGCGCTACCTCTCCACCAAACGCGACCGGATGGGACACCGGATCTGA
- a CDS encoding peptidylprolyl isomerase → MIPTLQPALIRGVRLAFILAPLLLPDAEAALLAHVTTTEGVITTELEYATAPLAVANFITLSQGIRNRIDPLTGAVTNTPLYVGETFFRTGDNSFSKFAQTGSGSGSNSGSTGFTFRDEFDPAIRHTGYTLSSANSGPNTNGGQVFFTGNISIPAYDDLHTILGRVTDPASRAVVDAVIAAGDNGSSITAVTIERTDPGAVAFDEHAQGLPTVSEVDGAFRVEPGPVAHFDPAAALPSGTLLAVRRSVNLNQWGALAGVFSGYDNAPVLSAKVDEGAGPRAFYRFATVDYAGALAPGTLGNRVLFIDAPDQGWTFTFTFDASGTGGTCSYFDGAATSVSNIVYVYYATHGFSSTLLVDTDGLPLLRFGLGHDGSNATHVDGRHTWAVYSGGWIPYGGGTFTLTR, encoded by the coding sequence TTGATCCCCACGCTCCAACCCGCTCTCATCCGCGGCGTGCGACTCGCCTTCATCCTCGCTCCGCTCCTCCTTCCCGATGCGGAAGCAGCCCTGCTCGCCCACGTCACCACCACCGAGGGCGTGATCACCACCGAGTTGGAGTACGCCACCGCCCCCTTGGCGGTCGCCAACTTCATCACTCTCTCGCAAGGCATTCGCAACCGCATCGACCCGCTGACCGGAGCCGTCACGAACACCCCGCTCTACGTCGGCGAAACGTTCTTCCGCACCGGCGACAACAGTTTCTCGAAGTTCGCCCAAACCGGCTCCGGATCGGGTAGCAACAGCGGCAGCACGGGCTTCACGTTCCGGGACGAGTTCGATCCCGCCATCCGCCACACCGGCTACACGTTGTCTTCCGCCAATTCGGGCCCCAACACCAACGGTGGACAGGTCTTCTTCACAGGCAACATATCCATACCGGCCTACGACGACCTCCACACCATCCTCGGCCGCGTCACGGATCCCGCAAGCCGGGCTGTGGTCGACGCCGTCATCGCCGCCGGCGACAACGGCAGTTCGATCACCGCTGTAACGATCGAGCGCACCGACCCGGGCGCGGTTGCCTTTGACGAGCATGCCCAAGGCCTGCCGACCGTCAGCGAGGTCGATGGCGCGTTCCGGGTCGAACCCGGCCCGGTCGCCCATTTCGATCCCGCCGCCGCCCTTCCGTCCGGCACGCTTCTCGCGGTCCGCCGCAGCGTGAACCTCAACCAGTGGGGAGCCTTGGCCGGTGTCTTCAGCGGCTACGACAATGCCCCTGTCCTTTCGGCGAAGGTCGACGAGGGAGCCGGTCCGAGGGCATTCTACCGGTTCGCCACCGTTGACTATGCCGGAGCCCTCGCCCCGGGCACACTCGGCAATCGCGTGCTGTTCATCGACGCTCCCGACCAGGGCTGGACCTTCACCTTTACGTTCGACGCCTCAGGCACGGGAGGGACCTGCTCCTACTTCGACGGCGCCGCAACCTCCGTCAGCAACATCGTCTATGTCTACTACGCCACCCACGGCTTCAGTTCGACGCTGCTCGTCGACACCGACGGACTTCCACTGTTGAGGTTCGGCCTCGGCCACGACGGATCAAACGCCACCCATGTCGACGGGCGGCACACGTGGGCAGTCTACAGTGGAGGTTGGATCCCCTATGGCGGAGGCACCTTCACCCTCACCCGGTGA
- a CDS encoding AI-2E family transporter, with product MQRHPTPFQIRTLWRALTGVAIGILGLLLVAFIWLLGKVLGFLQPVIVPLAVAGIIAYLLDPVVRWFQKRGMSRLRAVIVTFASFLLAIGVLVAITIPMVGNQLNEFRLQKSLKAAAGTPAAKFDDKIVDVLVDTRQKQPWTQPVIDSLLAPPVDDSVPVASRSSKREEISAQLDKLANSEDLKPKHGIKFANTTLWNYLKTLSDDIVDWIKGSTSKVLGFLGLVLGLLMVPIYLYYFLKDASSIREHWHEYVPLKASRFKTEVIETLTEINGYMISFFRGQVLVAFIDGILIGIALTIFGLPLGLLIGIMMAIVGIIPFVGNIITLIPACTIAWFHYSDPSNQGWLGTNPWSYVAAVAAIFFIAQQINSIVTAPKIVGDSVGLHPMTVIFSMIFWSLILGGFIGALLAVPLTASIKVLFRRYIWEKKIKDPPPPDSSTVGDPDDIEAEPA from the coding sequence ATGCAGCGCCACCCGACCCCTTTCCAAATCCGCACCCTCTGGCGGGCTCTCACCGGCGTCGCGATCGGAATCCTCGGCCTGCTGCTGGTGGCCTTCATTTGGCTGCTCGGCAAAGTGCTCGGCTTCCTGCAGCCGGTGATCGTGCCACTCGCCGTGGCCGGCATCATCGCCTACCTGCTCGACCCGGTCGTCCGCTGGTTCCAGAAGCGGGGCATGTCGCGCCTGCGGGCGGTGATCGTCACCTTCGCCTCCTTCCTGCTGGCGATCGGGGTTCTTGTCGCGATCACCATTCCGATGGTCGGCAATCAGCTCAACGAGTTCCGCCTGCAGAAGTCGCTGAAGGCGGCCGCAGGCACTCCGGCAGCGAAGTTCGACGACAAGATCGTCGATGTGCTGGTCGACACCCGGCAGAAACAGCCTTGGACGCAGCCGGTCATCGACAGCTTGCTCGCCCCTCCCGTCGACGATTCCGTGCCCGTCGCTTCCCGCTCGTCCAAACGTGAGGAGATCTCGGCCCAACTCGACAAGTTGGCCAACTCGGAAGACCTCAAACCGAAGCACGGGATCAAGTTCGCCAACACCACGCTGTGGAATTACCTGAAGACCCTGAGCGATGACATCGTCGACTGGATCAAGGGCAGCACTTCGAAAGTCCTCGGCTTCCTGGGCCTCGTGCTCGGCCTGCTGATGGTGCCGATCTATCTCTACTACTTCCTCAAGGACGCCTCCTCAATCCGGGAACACTGGCACGAGTACGTGCCGCTCAAAGCCTCGCGATTCAAGACCGAGGTCATTGAGACGCTGACCGAGATCAACGGCTACATGATCTCGTTCTTCCGCGGACAGGTCCTCGTCGCGTTCATCGACGGCATCCTGATCGGGATCGCGCTCACGATCTTCGGACTGCCGCTCGGACTGCTGATCGGGATCATGATGGCCATCGTCGGGATCATTCCCTTCGTCGGAAACATCATCACCCTGATTCCGGCATGCACGATCGCATGGTTCCACTACTCGGACCCGTCGAACCAAGGTTGGCTCGGAACCAACCCTTGGTCCTACGTCGCCGCGGTGGCGGCCATCTTCTTCATCGCCCAGCAGATCAACTCGATCGTCACCGCGCCGAAGATCGTCGGCGACTCGGTCGGCCTGCATCCGATGACCGTGATCTTCTCGATGATCTTCTGGTCCCTGATCCTCGGCGGTTTCATCGGGGCCTTGCTCGCTGTGCCCTTGACCGCATCGATCAAGGTGCTGTTCCGCCGCTACATCTGGGAAAAGAAGATCAAGGATCCGCCCCCGCCCGACTCATCGACTGTGGGCGACCCCGACGACATCGAAGCCGAGCCGGCCTGA
- the ribH gene encoding 6,7-dimethyl-8-ribityllumazine synthase, which yields MSTALPPKPRIIGPRVRVCIVAAKYNEQFADALVDNAVEEIGELMPSTRIDLIRVPGAFEIPVAAATVLDREKPGCVIALGVILKGATAHADLIANSVTSALQTLAIQHKVPVINEVLLVEDEKQAYARCIGAKLNRGKEAARAAAAMVDVFHELDRTMPVDSETPARAK from the coding sequence ATGTCCACGGCGCTCCCGCCCAAACCCCGGATCATCGGCCCCCGCGTGCGCGTCTGCATTGTGGCCGCTAAGTACAACGAGCAATTCGCGGATGCCCTGGTCGACAACGCCGTGGAGGAAATCGGTGAGCTGATGCCTTCCACCCGCATCGACCTGATCCGCGTCCCGGGCGCCTTCGAGATCCCGGTCGCCGCAGCTACGGTACTCGACCGCGAGAAGCCGGGCTGCGTGATCGCTCTCGGCGTGATCCTCAAAGGCGCCACCGCCCATGCCGATCTGATCGCGAATTCCGTGACCAGCGCCCTCCAGACCCTCGCCATCCAGCACAAGGTGCCGGTGATCAACGAGGTGCTGCTGGTCGAGGACGAGAAGCAGGCCTACGCCCGCTGCATCGGCGCCAAGCTCAACCGCGGCAAGGAAGCCGCCCGCGCTGCCGCCGCCATGGTCGATGTCTTCCACGAACTCGACCGCACCATGCCGGTCGACTCGGAAACTCCCGCCCGCGCCAAGTAG
- the nusB gene encoding transcription antitermination factor NusB, with amino-acid sequence MPSRRQIREAVIQFLYCADIEGGAEASSLRDAFWQFVTESDRRALVLATWKLIQHLSLGREERYAEMVERLPNARAVLRARPELESSAAALDRIFELEEAWSAQFSALAKIRRDDEDDTVSEKFGAGFDKLFSIDRDLRFARSEFLRVLDDHPGLRPQLEPVAGPINRLDRISERLQMIQHPEDFPDQAEFSKIRESRASLTELREKSDRIADAVLAEKPQIDERLNAVVENFAPERIDPIDRAILRLGTWEILSNPDVPTPVAINEAIELAKKFGTTDSGRFVNGILDKIAKS; translated from the coding sequence ATGCCAAGCCGTCGGCAGATCCGCGAGGCGGTGATCCAGTTCCTCTACTGCGCCGACATCGAAGGAGGCGCCGAGGCGAGCTCACTCCGGGACGCCTTCTGGCAGTTCGTTACCGAGTCCGACCGCCGGGCGCTGGTGCTCGCCACCTGGAAGCTGATCCAGCACCTCAGCCTCGGCCGCGAAGAGCGCTACGCCGAAATGGTCGAACGACTTCCAAACGCCCGAGCCGTGCTGCGGGCCCGCCCCGAACTCGAGTCCTCGGCCGCCGCGCTCGACCGCATCTTCGAGCTCGAGGAAGCCTGGTCGGCCCAATTTTCCGCCCTAGCCAAAATCCGGCGCGACGACGAGGACGATACGGTCTCGGAGAAGTTCGGTGCCGGCTTTGACAAGCTCTTCAGCATCGACCGCGACCTCCGCTTCGCGCGCTCGGAGTTCCTGCGCGTGCTCGACGACCACCCGGGCCTGCGCCCGCAGCTCGAACCCGTCGCCGGACCGATCAACCGCCTCGACCGGATCTCCGAACGGCTGCAGATGATCCAGCACCCCGAGGACTTTCCCGATCAGGCGGAGTTCTCGAAGATCCGCGAGTCCCGGGCATCGCTCACCGAGCTCCGCGAAAAGAGCGACCGGATCGCCGATGCGGTGCTCGCCGAAAAGCCGCAGATCGATGAGCGGCTCAACGCCGTGGTCGAGAACTTCGCACCGGAGCGGATCGATCCGATCGACCGCGCCATCCTGCGGCTCGGCACTTGGGAAATTCTCTCGAATCCCGATGTTCCGACACCGGTCGCCATCAACGAGGCCATCGAGCTCGCGAAGAAGTTCGGCACCACTGACTCCGGCCGCTTCGTCAACGGCATCCTCGACAAGATCGCCAAGTCCTGA